One genomic segment of Besnoitia besnoiti strain Bb-Ger1 chromosome VII, whole genome shotgun sequence includes these proteins:
- a CDS encoding putative Chromosome-associated kinesin KLP1 (encoded by transcript BESB_080540), which yields MSCSVQVGVRVRPFNAREQNLNALCCVSMNGRQTVITDLSKKTDNERKFTFDYSYWSHDGFVEKPSGYLAPAAGSRYADQSRVFRDIGQGVLDSAWEGYHACLFAYGQTGSGKSYSMVGYGDNKGIIPIACEEIFKRIAQNTDPTKSFEVSCSMLEVYNEHVQDLLVKPNMRPKAGLEIRESKVLGIYVEGLSKRAVNSYAGITKVIDEGTANRSIGATLMNATSSRAHTVVGIELQQITTMNGKQGRRSSVIHLVDLAGSEKNDQTHATGDRLKEGCAINKSLSALGNVISALADNAEGRGKSRVVPYRDSKLTRLLQNALGGSCKTVMLCALSPASSNYEETLSTLRYADRVKQVKNFAVVNEDPMLRLIRELREENEKLKALLEGKNGADRGLSDGERQALEAKHQEEIKAMENALHDMEKSFQEKLEESQKQAAAQSSQGAVDQAAPHLTVLNEDVLLSGQLNFALRKAPEVLWIGKQKGEWKPDVCLSGLGIFPRHCSVALAASGQTATLEVAEGADFTFVNGEKVSQKTRTLKAGDRLVLGQAYAFLVIFPHQHARQELLTQHSYESVLEEVCVTQGEVVRRAAPSEAELKEEKAKAEAYRRQVEAMQQAQRDFEEKMRRAAQQASDEERRKLEEEFRKKQEALEREKKELQRTELRRHAAETDRRLVEEKLVAILPLVKEANMIATELKHPCRLAPSYDISFSSTGERKTKVIVVVKRDGQTVYEWTPATLENRLFLMRELLDAYTEDKDNAGFLERLTREQDPFWDPIEKEKCIGKAVLFLQSLTAQLESESNAKIFDREGREAGRLKVAVFPVTKEGRELPDEEIKETPEELLGTTMYYEVRILSASGLPKALANNTFVRFMPYSSTRYVETPRANGATQNPVFNFRKILEQPKVTPAFMEYLENEVLTFEIFGEDSRATKENLSARAPPA from the exons ATGAGCTGCAGTGTGCAGGTGGGCGTTCGGGTGCGCCCGTTCAACGCCCGCGAACAGAATTTGAACGCGCTCTGTTGTGTGAGCATGAACGGCCGGCAGACTGTGATTACGGATTTGTCGAAGAAAACCGATAACGAGAGGAAGTTTACGTTTGATTACTCGTATTGGTCGCACGACGGCTTCGTGGAAAAGCCTTCGGGGTACCTGGCTCCTGCCGCGGGCAGTCGCTATGCAGACCAAAGTCGCGTTTTCCGCGACATAGGCCAAGGCGTGCTTGACAGTGCGTGGGAGGGATACCACGCCTGCCTGTTCGCCTACGGGCAGACTGGGAGTGGCAAGAGCTACTCGATGGTCGGATACGGCGACAACAAAGGCATTATTCCCATTGCTTGCGAAGAAATCTTCAAACGAATCGCACAAAACACCGACCCCACCAAATCCTTCGAGGTCTCCTGCAGCATGCTTGAAGTGTACAACGAGCACGTGCAGGATCTCCTCGTGAAACCCAACATGCGACCCAAAGCAGGACTCGAGATCAG AGAATCGAAAGTATTGGGAATCTACGTTGAGGGGCTGTCGAAGCGAGCCGTCAATTCGTACGCTGGCATCACCAAAGTCATCGACGAAGGAACCGCCAACCGATCAA TTGGGGCGACGCTGATGAACGCGACAAGCAGCCGG GCACACACAGTAGTGGGAATagagctgcagcagattACGACGATGAACGGGAAGCAGGGTCGGCGGAGTTCGGTGATTCATTTGGTGGACTTGGCGGGTTCTGAGAAGAACGACCAGACGCACGCGACGGGCGACCGCCTGAAGGAGGGCTGCGCTATCAACAAGTCGCTCTCAGCGCTGGGCAACGTGatctcggcgctcgccgacaacgccgaaggccgcggcaaGAGTCGCGTGGTGCCCTACCGCGACTCGAAactcacgcgcctcctccagaaCGCGCTGGGTGGTTCATGTAAGACCGTTATGCTCTGCGCGCTCTCGCCGGCTTCGAGCAACTACGAAGAGACGCTCAGCACGCTCCGATACGCCGACCGCGTCAAACAAGTGAAGAATTTCGCCGTCGTCAACGAAGACCCGATGCTACGCCTCATTCGCGAACTGCGcgaggaaaacgaaaaacTCAAGGCGCTCCTCGAAG GAAAAAATGGAGCCGACCGAGGTCTGTCTgacggcgagaggcaggccCTGGAGGCGAAACACCAGGAGGAAATCAAGGCGATGGAGAACGCGCTCCACGACATGGAAAAGTCCTTCCAAGAGAAACTCGAGGAGTCTCAGAAgcaagcggcagcgcagTCAAGCCAAG gcgcggtTGATCAGGCTGCGCCGCATTTGACGGTTCTGAACGAGGACGTGCTGCTCAGCGGCCAGCTGAATTTTGCGCTGCGGAAGGCCCCGGAGGTGCTTTGGATTGGCAAGCAGAAAGGCGAGTGGAAGCCCGACGTGTGTCTTTCAGGGTTGGGCATCTTTCCGCGCCACTGCAgcgtggcgctcgcggcctcggggCAGACGGCCACGCTGGAGGTGGCTGAGGGCGCCGACTTCACTTTCGTGAACGGCGAGAAGGtctcgcagaagacgcgaacgcTCAAGGCGGGCGACCGCCTGGTCCTGGGTCAGGCCTACGCTTTCCTCGTCATCTTTCCGCACCAGCACGCGCGGCAAGAGCTGCTCACGCAGCACAGCTACGAGAGCGTGCTCGAGGAAGTCTGTGTGACCCAGGGCGAGGtggtgcggcgcgccgcgcccagcgaaGCCGagctgaaggaggagaaggcgaaggccgaggcCTACCGCCGGCAGGTCGAGGcgatgcagcaggcgcagcgagactTTGAGGAGAAGAtgcgccgagccgcgcagcaggccagcgacgaggagcggaggaagcTTGAGGAGGAATTCCGGAAGAAACAGGAAGCTCTCgagcgcgaaaaaaaagaactCCAGCGCACGGAGCTCCGCCGGCACGCGGCGGAAACCGACCGGAGACTGGTCGAGGAGAAACTGGTCGCCATCCTTCCGCTGGTAAAGGAAGCTAACATGATCGCGACAGAACTCAAACACCCCTGccggctcgcgccctcgTACGAtatctccttctcctcgactggagaaagaaaaacgaaagTGATCGTCGTCGTCAAACGCGACGGACAAACCGTCTACGAATGGACGCCAGCGACACTCGAAAACCGACTCTTCCTCATGCGAGAGCTCCTCGACGCGTACACCGAGGACAAAGACAACGCGGGATTCCTAGAAC GTCTGACGCGTGAACAAGATCCTTTCTGGGACCCGATTGAAAAGGAAAAGTGCATCGGAAAGGCCGTGCTGTTCCTTCAGTCGCTGACAGCGCAGCTGGAGTCCGAGTCCAACGCGAAAATTTTCGacagagaggggagagaagcTGGCCGG CTCAAAGTTGCCGTGTTCCCTGTCACGAAGGAGGGCCGCGAACTTCCGGATGAAGAAATCAAGGAGACGCCTGAGGAGCTCCTCGGCACAACCATGT ACTACGAAGTGCGGATTCTCAGCGCGTCTGGCCTGCCGAAGGCTCTCGCCAACAACACGTTTGTGCGTTTCATGCCATATTCCTCTACGCGGTACGTTGAGACGCCGCGTGCGAacggcgcgacgcagaacCCCGTTTTCAACTTTAGAAAGATCCTCGAGCAACCTAAGGTCACCCCGGCCTTCATGGAGTACCTCGAGAACGAAGTGCTCACTTTCGAGATCTTCGGCGAGGACTCAAGAGCCACGAAGGAGAACctcagcgcccgcgcccctccGGCGTGA
- a CDS encoding actin-like protein ALP4 (encoded by transcript BESB_080550) — MAPLDTNEPPSPSGGSSRRRSSATLLDWSGLPRQRRVSSLSNIAGGAAAAEDFFFYEQLPVVLEFGSAFCKAGLGGEPEPQCIVRTQELRKGPENVKTLKSAFVKRTPIETPAMTRWRLRLKLDELFFRRLMIQPKDRSVVLCEGMMRNPAEKAALVQLLFEVYDVPSIAFVPGLVSPLYCCGVDTGIVVDVGHWETRVLATVLGCPHLHSLTVAGVGAASVDRELRHLLRSAVAGDPVAVTLVDSLSAEQLENIKVTCCYTAYDLREAAQQRRERVQRKRAETGTAEGDAPSDGQEVEDGVEVFKSNKAIKVRVYDNNTLTIDASTRWKACEVLFGAVHGATASVQEAIVECIRKCPFEMRKLIVQNILLCGGTAQFRGFTTRLAIELEAHLAAEPSLEKLRPLVNFGVPCFSPLLRSWTGGSIHAGLPGKQEYTKADYERGLPVPDWTAWIFTASSSAAAAEAATEAGEPAVPYLQPEDSLSAA; from the exons ATGGCTCCACTCGACACTAACGAGCCTCCGTCGCCAAGTGGAggctcctcgcgccgccggtcgtCTGCGACGTTGCTGGACTGGTCGGGCCttccgcgccagcgccgagtctcgtctctgtcgaatatcgcgggcggcgcggcggcggctgaagACTTTTTCTTTTATGAGCAGCTGCCCGTCGTGCTCGAGTTTGGCTCGGCCTTTTGCAAAGCCGGGCTCGGAGGCGAGCCTGAGCCGCAGTGCATCGTCCGCacgcaggagctgcggaagGGTCCCGAGAACGTCAAGACGCTGAAGAGCGCCTTCGTGAAGCGCACTCCGATCGAAACGCCTGCGATGACTCGGTGGCGACTCCGCCTCAAACTCGACGAGCTCTTCTTCAGGCGGCTCATGATCCAACCCAAAGACCGGagcgtcgtcctctgcgagGGCATGATGCGAAACCCTGCCGAAAAAGCCGCTCTTGTTCAGCTCCTCTTCGAAGTCTACGAC GTTCCAAGCATCGCGTTCGTCCCTGGTCTCGTCTCGCCGCTCTACTGCTGCGGCGTGGACACGGGCATCGTCGTGGATGTCGG CCACTGGGAGACTCGCGTCTTGGCGACGGTTCTGGGCTGCCCGCACTTGCACTCGCTCAcagtcgccggcgtcggcgccgcctcagtCGACCGCGAACTGCGGCATCTGCTTCGCtcggcggtcgccggcgaCCCCGTCGCGGTCACTCTG GTTGACTCCCTCTCAGCTGAGCAACTGGAAAACATCAAGGTCACGTGCTGCTACACAGCGTACGACCTCCGCGAAGCTGCCCAGcaacgccgcgagcgagtgcagcggaagcgagcggagacgggcaccgcggagggagacgctCCGAGCGACGGCCAAGAGGTTGAGGACGGCGTGGAGGTCTTCAAAAGTAACAAGGCGATAAAGGTCCGCGTATACGACAACAACACGCTCACAATTGACGCGTCCACCAG GTGGAAGGCTTGCGAAGTTCTCTTTGGCGCGGTCCATGGCGCTACGGCGTCTGTTCAAGAAGCTATCGTCGA ATGCATTCGCAAATGCCCTTTCGAAATGCGAAAGCTGATCGTTCAAAACATTCTCTTGTGCGGAGGCACGGCTCAGTTCCGGGGCTTCACGACCCGCCTCGCCATCGAACTCGA GGCGCATttggcggcggagccgagCCTGGAGAAGCTGCGGCCTCTAGTCAACTTCGGCGTACCGtgcttctcgccgctgctgcggtcATGGACCGGAGGCTCCATCCACGCTGGGCTGCCAGGCAAGCAG GAGTATACGAAGGCGGACTACGAGCGCGGCCTGCCCGTGCCGGACTGGACGGCGTGGATTTTCAccgcgtcttcgtccgcggctgcggcagaagccgcgacggaggcaggcgagcctGCGGTTCCTTATCTGCAGCCGGAGGAttccctctccgctgcgtgA